One window from the genome of Kryptolebias marmoratus isolate JLee-2015 linkage group LG1, ASM164957v2, whole genome shotgun sequence encodes:
- the LOC108236544 gene encoding AP2-associated protein kinase 1-like isoform X3 — MKKFFDTRREFAGSGPGAGAGGGGAGSGGGVSFIGRVFSVGRYQVTVEETIAEGGFAIVFLVRTHQGQRCALKRMYVNNEHDLQICKLEIQIMRDLVGNRNIVGFLDSSLTAVGAGDVWEVLILMDYCRGGQVVNLMNQRLQTGFSEAEVLQIFCDTCEAVARLHQCNTPIIHRDLKVENILLHDQGHYVLCDFGSATNHFQNPQTEGVAVVEEEIKKYTTLSYRAPEMVNLYGGKVITTKADIWALGCLLYKLCYFTLPFGESQVAICDGSFTIPDNSRYSQEIHCLIRYMLEPDPDMRPDIYQVSHFAFKLARRECPVPNLYNSPIPAKLPEPIRASEAVAKKSQTKARLTDPVPMTETSIAPRQRPKAGQAQSQPISGILPIQPALTPRKRPNVATGTPPAVGVGVPAATPVQPAQQAPTAQAAPQTANVQPQPAQHQQLLMKQQQVSAFLSLQSNQQHQLQRMPQQQTPFQASTLLQSKAKPVPSVLTHQVQQHVVHETAASHLIPIPESAAIGPADGPETAGREIHKAGSLTPPSSPKAAPKSGHRRILSDVTHSAVFGVPVSKSTQLLQAAAAEASLNKSKSVSTTPSGSPCSSQQSVYHPGGADAPSALTAPSSQPSWNPFGDDNFSKLTAEELLNKDFAKLAETAPVGEKGSNSNESLILELNAFPADVCVDSLIPGLDAPQTQQHSGQPERVAASMPDSFTGEDSLLGQDLLTHTSCGNQPVSALSSSYPSVPPGCGSGSCLEELQPAQTASDLQGESNGYSVLEEGLETEELEGNALNNDGCEHSSDEDEQKEAQKVERQDEGAVESNVAAHDCGGSRPLLMDSEEEEEHGPQLALQSSHHPNTLSVQSSSAFPQPCTTGHNHSWHVSEPAQGADVTPDVFSKAPFPVPQEDSVDVFANAPFPRAPLAAQEQLDVFSQAPFGKRKEPKAAQPKTSYPQASAAQSLTSDQGVLGQKVQQPFRPQALSKYSRHFEGPVPQQQGAAHRVVSDAAAAPAGPLHSWTSDVNTVDPFVSAPFNLKAPQDKP; from the exons GAGGTTTTGCGATAGTTTTCCTGGTGCGGACACATCAAGGCCAGCGTTGTGCGCTAAAACGAATGTACGTCAACAACGAACACGACCTGCAGATCTGCAAACTTGAGATACAGATTATG agaGACTTGGTTGGTAACAGAAACATAGTTGGTTTTCTGGACTCCAGCTTAACTGCAGTCGGAGCCGGTGATGTGTGGGAAGTCCTAATCTTAATGGACTACTGTCGAG GTGGGCAGGTGGTAAACCTAATGAACCAGCGACTGCAGACGGGTTTCAGTGAAGCTGAGGTGTTGCAGATCTTTTGTGACACGTGTGAAGCAGTCGCTCGCCTTCATCAGTGCAACACTCCCATCATCCACCGAGATCTCAAG GTGGAGAATATTCTTCTGCATGACCAGGGACACTACGTGCTCTGTGACTTTGGAAGTGCCACCAACCACTTCCAAAATCCTCAGACAGAGGGGGTCGCAGTCGTggaagaagaaattaaaaa GTACACTACGCTCTCGTATCGGGCTCCAGAGATGGTCAACCTCTACGGCGGAAAAGTCATCACAACAAAGGCGGATATTTGG GCTTTAGGTTGTCTACTTTATAAGCTATGCTACTTCACCCTTCCCTTTGGCGAGAGCCAAGTGGCTATTTGTGATGGCAGTTTTACCATCCCTGACAATTCCCGCTACTCCCAGGAAATACACTGTCTCATTA gATACATGCTGGAACCTGATCCAGACATGAGACCAGATATCTACCAAGTGTCCCACTTTGCCTTTAAACTGGCTCGACGAGAGTGCCCTGTCCCAAATTTATAT AATTCACCCATTCCTGCAAAACTTCCTGAGCCTATCAGAGCCAGTGAAGCTGTAGCCAAAAAGAGTCAAACCAAAGCCAG ACTCACAGATCCAGTTCCTATGACAGAAACCTCAATTGCTCCGAGACAGCGGCCCAAAGCGGGGCAGGCACAGTCCCAGCCGATATCAGGCATTCTTCCCATCCAGCCAGCTCTCACCCCACGCAAGAGGCCTAATGTGGCTACAGGAACGCCGCCGGCTGTAG GTGTCGGTGTCCCAGCTGCAACTCCTGTCCAACCTGCTCAACAGGCTCCTACTGCACAAGCTGCTCCACAGACAGCCAACGTGCAGCCACAGCCTGCgcagcatcagcagctcctCATGAAGCAGCAGCAAGTCTCAGCCTTCTTAAGCCTGCAGAGCAACCAGCAG CATCAACTACAGAGGATGCCCCAACAGCAAACGCCTTTCCAAGCATCTACGCTGCTGCAGTCCAAAGCTAAACCTGTTCCTTCAGTTCTTACCCATCAAGTTCAGCAGCATGTAGTCCATGAAACGGCAGCGTCTCATCTCATTCCCATCCCCGAGTCTGCAGCTATTGGTCCTGCAGATGGCCCAGAG aCTGCAGGCAGAGAGATTCACAAAGCTGGCTCTTTGACACCCCCCTCGTCACCGAAGGCAGCCCCTAAAAGTGGCCACAGACGAATCCTGAGCGATGTCACCCACAGTGCCGTGTTCGGAGTCCCAGTCAGCAAGTCCACCCAGCTACTTCAGGCAGCCGCAGCTGAGGCCAGCCTCAACAAGTCCAA ATCCGTTAGCACCACTCCCTCTGGCTCCCCCTGCTCATCCCAGCAGAGTGTGTATCATCCAGGTGGTGCTGACGCTCCCTCGGCGCTCACCGCTCCCAGCTCTCAGCCCAGCTGGAACCCCTTTGGAGATGATAATTTCTCCAAGCTGACAGCAGAGGAGCTACTCAACAAGGACTTTGCAAAGCTTGCCGAGA CTGCTCCAGTGGGAGAAAAAGGCTCAAATTCCAATGAAAGTCTCATTCTAGAGCTCAATGCTTTTCCAG CAGACGTGTGTGTGGATTCGCTAATACCTGGTTTAGATGCTCCCCAGACCCAGCAGCATTCAGGCCAGCCAGAGCGTGTTGCTGCCAGCATGCCAG ATTCTTTCACTGGGGAGGACTCTCTCTTGGGTCAGGATCTGTTAACTCACACTTCTTGTGGAAACCAGCCCGTCTCTGCTCTCTCTTCCTCCTACCCTTCTGTTCCCCCTGGTTGTGGCTCTGGATCCTGTCTGGAGGAGCTGCAACCTGCTCAGACTGCCTCTG ATCTCCAAGGGGAGAGTAATGGGTACTCTGTGCTTGAGGAGGGACTAGAGACTGAAGAGCTTGAGGGAAATGCTCTGAACAATGATGGCTGCGAGCACTCCAGTGATGAGGATGAACAGAAAGAAGCTCAGAAGGTGGAGCGACAGGATGAAGGAGCTGTTGAGAGTAATGTCGCTGCACATGACTGCGGTGGCTCCAGACCTCTGCTGATGGACtcagaagaggaggaagagcacGGACCTCAGTTAGCACTACAATCATCACATCACCCCAACACATTATCAGTACAATCATCCTCCGCCTTCCCCCAACCATGCACAACTGGTCACAATCATTCCTGGCATGTATCCGAGCCAGCACAGGGGGCCGATGTCACTCCTGATGTCTTCTCTAAAGCCCCGTTTCCGGTTCCACAGGAGGACTCCGTGGATGTATTTGCCAACGCTCCGTTTCCACGCGCCCCGCTTGCAGCTCAGGAGCAGCTCGACGTGTTCTCGCAGGCTCCCTTTGGAAAACGGAAGGAGCCCAAAGCAGCACAACCGAAGACCTCGTACCCCCAAGCGTCTGCTGCTCAGAGCCTAACCTCTGACCAGGGAGTGCTGGGACAAAAGGTCCAACAACCGTTCCGCCCTCAAGCTCTGTCCAAATACTCCCGACACTTCGAGGGGCCGGTGCCGCAGCAGCAGGGTGCAGCTCACAGAGTCGTGTCCGATGcggcagcagctccagctggaCCGCTTCACTCATGGACCTCTGACGTAAACACTGTAGACCCCTTCGTCTCTGCGCCCTTTAACCTAAAAGCACCACAAGATAAACCCTGA
- the LOC108236544 gene encoding AP2-associated protein kinase 1-like isoform X10, protein MKKFFDTRREFAGSGPGAGAGGGGAGSGGGVSFIGRVFSVGRYQVTVEETIAEGGFAIVFLVRTHQGQRCALKRMYVNNEHDLQICKLEIQIMRDLVGNRNIVGFLDSSLTAVGAGDVWEVLILMDYCRGGQVVNLMNQRLQTGFSEAEVLQIFCDTCEAVARLHQCNTPIIHRDLKVENILLHDQGHYVLCDFGSATNHFQNPQTEGVAVVEEEIKKYTTLSYRAPEMVNLYGGKVITTKADIWALGCLLYKLCYFTLPFGESQVAICDGSFTIPDNSRYSQEIHCLIRYMLEPDPDMRPDIYQVSHFAFKLARRECPVPNLYNSPIPAKLPEPIRASEAVAKKSQTKARLTDPVPMTETSIAPRQRPKAGQAQSQPISGILPIQPALTPRKRPNVATGTPPAVGVGVPAATPVQPAQQAPTAQAAPQTANVQPQPAQHQQLLMKQQQVSAFLSLQSNQQHQLQRMPQQQTPFQASTLLQSKAKPVPSVLTHQVQQHVVHETAASHLIPIPESAAIGPADGPETAGREIHKAGSLTPPSSPKAAPKSGHRRILSDVTHSAVFGVPVSKSTQLLQAAAAEASLNKSKSVSTTPSGSPCSSQQSVYHPGGADAPSALTAPSSQPSWNPFGDDNFSKLTAEELLNKDFAKLAETAPVGEKGSNSNESLILELNAFPADVCVDSLIPGLDAPQTQQHSGQPERVAASMPDSFTGEDSLLGQDLLTHTSCGNQPVSALSSSYPSVPPGCGSGSCLEELQPAQTASDSSFLMSGGKKVNDDEFDPIPVLIPKNSNQGGHSHSNSGSSESSIPNLARSLLLVDQLIDL, encoded by the exons GAGGTTTTGCGATAGTTTTCCTGGTGCGGACACATCAAGGCCAGCGTTGTGCGCTAAAACGAATGTACGTCAACAACGAACACGACCTGCAGATCTGCAAACTTGAGATACAGATTATG agaGACTTGGTTGGTAACAGAAACATAGTTGGTTTTCTGGACTCCAGCTTAACTGCAGTCGGAGCCGGTGATGTGTGGGAAGTCCTAATCTTAATGGACTACTGTCGAG GTGGGCAGGTGGTAAACCTAATGAACCAGCGACTGCAGACGGGTTTCAGTGAAGCTGAGGTGTTGCAGATCTTTTGTGACACGTGTGAAGCAGTCGCTCGCCTTCATCAGTGCAACACTCCCATCATCCACCGAGATCTCAAG GTGGAGAATATTCTTCTGCATGACCAGGGACACTACGTGCTCTGTGACTTTGGAAGTGCCACCAACCACTTCCAAAATCCTCAGACAGAGGGGGTCGCAGTCGTggaagaagaaattaaaaa GTACACTACGCTCTCGTATCGGGCTCCAGAGATGGTCAACCTCTACGGCGGAAAAGTCATCACAACAAAGGCGGATATTTGG GCTTTAGGTTGTCTACTTTATAAGCTATGCTACTTCACCCTTCCCTTTGGCGAGAGCCAAGTGGCTATTTGTGATGGCAGTTTTACCATCCCTGACAATTCCCGCTACTCCCAGGAAATACACTGTCTCATTA gATACATGCTGGAACCTGATCCAGACATGAGACCAGATATCTACCAAGTGTCCCACTTTGCCTTTAAACTGGCTCGACGAGAGTGCCCTGTCCCAAATTTATAT AATTCACCCATTCCTGCAAAACTTCCTGAGCCTATCAGAGCCAGTGAAGCTGTAGCCAAAAAGAGTCAAACCAAAGCCAG ACTCACAGATCCAGTTCCTATGACAGAAACCTCAATTGCTCCGAGACAGCGGCCCAAAGCGGGGCAGGCACAGTCCCAGCCGATATCAGGCATTCTTCCCATCCAGCCAGCTCTCACCCCACGCAAGAGGCCTAATGTGGCTACAGGAACGCCGCCGGCTGTAG GTGTCGGTGTCCCAGCTGCAACTCCTGTCCAACCTGCTCAACAGGCTCCTACTGCACAAGCTGCTCCACAGACAGCCAACGTGCAGCCACAGCCTGCgcagcatcagcagctcctCATGAAGCAGCAGCAAGTCTCAGCCTTCTTAAGCCTGCAGAGCAACCAGCAG CATCAACTACAGAGGATGCCCCAACAGCAAACGCCTTTCCAAGCATCTACGCTGCTGCAGTCCAAAGCTAAACCTGTTCCTTCAGTTCTTACCCATCAAGTTCAGCAGCATGTAGTCCATGAAACGGCAGCGTCTCATCTCATTCCCATCCCCGAGTCTGCAGCTATTGGTCCTGCAGATGGCCCAGAG aCTGCAGGCAGAGAGATTCACAAAGCTGGCTCTTTGACACCCCCCTCGTCACCGAAGGCAGCCCCTAAAAGTGGCCACAGACGAATCCTGAGCGATGTCACCCACAGTGCCGTGTTCGGAGTCCCAGTCAGCAAGTCCACCCAGCTACTTCAGGCAGCCGCAGCTGAGGCCAGCCTCAACAAGTCCAA ATCCGTTAGCACCACTCCCTCTGGCTCCCCCTGCTCATCCCAGCAGAGTGTGTATCATCCAGGTGGTGCTGACGCTCCCTCGGCGCTCACCGCTCCCAGCTCTCAGCCCAGCTGGAACCCCTTTGGAGATGATAATTTCTCCAAGCTGACAGCAGAGGAGCTACTCAACAAGGACTTTGCAAAGCTTGCCGAGA CTGCTCCAGTGGGAGAAAAAGGCTCAAATTCCAATGAAAGTCTCATTCTAGAGCTCAATGCTTTTCCAG CAGACGTGTGTGTGGATTCGCTAATACCTGGTTTAGATGCTCCCCAGACCCAGCAGCATTCAGGCCAGCCAGAGCGTGTTGCTGCCAGCATGCCAG ATTCTTTCACTGGGGAGGACTCTCTCTTGGGTCAGGATCTGTTAACTCACACTTCTTGTGGAAACCAGCCCGTCTCTGCTCTCTCTTCCTCCTACCCTTCTGTTCCCCCTGGTTGTGGCTCTGGATCCTGTCTGGAGGAGCTGCAACCTGCTCAGACTGCCTCTG ACTCTTCTTTCCTCATGTCTGGTGGGAAGAAGGTCAATGACGATGAGTTTGACCCTATTCCTGTGCTCATCCCCAAAAATTCAAACCAAG GTGGTCACTCGCACAGCAACAGTGGCAGTTCAGAGTCCAGCATCCCCAACTTGGCCCGCTCTCTCCTGCTGGTGGATCAGCTCATCGACCTCTAG
- the LOC108236544 gene encoding AP2-associated protein kinase 1-like isoform X6: MKKFFDTRREFAGSGPGAGAGGGGAGSGGGVSFIGRVFSVGRYQVTVEETIAEGGFAIVFLVRTHQGQRCALKRMYVNNEHDLQICKLEIQIMRDLVGNRNIVGFLDSSLTAVGAGDVWEVLILMDYCRGGQVVNLMNQRLQTGFSEAEVLQIFCDTCEAVARLHQCNTPIIHRDLKVENILLHDQGHYVLCDFGSATNHFQNPQTEGVAVVEEEIKKYTTLSYRAPEMVNLYGGKVITTKADIWALGCLLYKLCYFTLPFGESQVAICDGSFTIPDNSRYSQEIHCLIRYMLEPDPDMRPDIYQVSHFAFKLARRECPVPNLYNSPIPAKLPEPIRASEAVAKKSQTKARLTDPVPMTETSIAPRQRPKAGQAQSQPISGILPIQPALTPRKRPNVATGTPPAVGVGVPAATPVQPAQQAPTAQAAPQTANVQPQPAQHQQLLMKQQQVSAFLSLQSNQQHQLQRMPQQQTPFQASTLLQSKAKPVPSVLTHQVQQHVVHETAASHLIPIPESAAIGPADGPETAGREIHKAGSLTPPSSPKAAPKSGHRRILSDVTHSAVFGVPVSKSTQLLQAAAAEASLNKSKSVSTTPSGSPCSSQQSVYHPGGADAPSALTAPSSQPSWNPFGDDNFSKLTAEELLNKDFAKLAETAPVGEKGSNSNESLILELNAFPADVCVDSLIPGLDAPQTQQHSGQPERVAASMPDLQGESNGYSVLEEGLETEELEGNALNNDGCEHSSDEDEQKEAQKVERQDEGAVESNVAAHDCGGSRPLLMDSEEEEEHGPQLALQSSHHPNTLSVQSSSAFPQPCTTGHNHSWHVSEPAQGADVTPDVFSKAPFPVPQEDSVDVFANAPFPRAPLAAQEQLDVFSQAPFGKRKEPKAAQPKTSYPQASAAQSLTSDQGVLGQKVQQPFRPQALSKYSRHFEGPVPQQQGAAHRVVSDAAAAPAGPLHSWTSDVNTVDPFVSAPFNLKAPQDKP, translated from the exons GAGGTTTTGCGATAGTTTTCCTGGTGCGGACACATCAAGGCCAGCGTTGTGCGCTAAAACGAATGTACGTCAACAACGAACACGACCTGCAGATCTGCAAACTTGAGATACAGATTATG agaGACTTGGTTGGTAACAGAAACATAGTTGGTTTTCTGGACTCCAGCTTAACTGCAGTCGGAGCCGGTGATGTGTGGGAAGTCCTAATCTTAATGGACTACTGTCGAG GTGGGCAGGTGGTAAACCTAATGAACCAGCGACTGCAGACGGGTTTCAGTGAAGCTGAGGTGTTGCAGATCTTTTGTGACACGTGTGAAGCAGTCGCTCGCCTTCATCAGTGCAACACTCCCATCATCCACCGAGATCTCAAG GTGGAGAATATTCTTCTGCATGACCAGGGACACTACGTGCTCTGTGACTTTGGAAGTGCCACCAACCACTTCCAAAATCCTCAGACAGAGGGGGTCGCAGTCGTggaagaagaaattaaaaa GTACACTACGCTCTCGTATCGGGCTCCAGAGATGGTCAACCTCTACGGCGGAAAAGTCATCACAACAAAGGCGGATATTTGG GCTTTAGGTTGTCTACTTTATAAGCTATGCTACTTCACCCTTCCCTTTGGCGAGAGCCAAGTGGCTATTTGTGATGGCAGTTTTACCATCCCTGACAATTCCCGCTACTCCCAGGAAATACACTGTCTCATTA gATACATGCTGGAACCTGATCCAGACATGAGACCAGATATCTACCAAGTGTCCCACTTTGCCTTTAAACTGGCTCGACGAGAGTGCCCTGTCCCAAATTTATAT AATTCACCCATTCCTGCAAAACTTCCTGAGCCTATCAGAGCCAGTGAAGCTGTAGCCAAAAAGAGTCAAACCAAAGCCAG ACTCACAGATCCAGTTCCTATGACAGAAACCTCAATTGCTCCGAGACAGCGGCCCAAAGCGGGGCAGGCACAGTCCCAGCCGATATCAGGCATTCTTCCCATCCAGCCAGCTCTCACCCCACGCAAGAGGCCTAATGTGGCTACAGGAACGCCGCCGGCTGTAG GTGTCGGTGTCCCAGCTGCAACTCCTGTCCAACCTGCTCAACAGGCTCCTACTGCACAAGCTGCTCCACAGACAGCCAACGTGCAGCCACAGCCTGCgcagcatcagcagctcctCATGAAGCAGCAGCAAGTCTCAGCCTTCTTAAGCCTGCAGAGCAACCAGCAG CATCAACTACAGAGGATGCCCCAACAGCAAACGCCTTTCCAAGCATCTACGCTGCTGCAGTCCAAAGCTAAACCTGTTCCTTCAGTTCTTACCCATCAAGTTCAGCAGCATGTAGTCCATGAAACGGCAGCGTCTCATCTCATTCCCATCCCCGAGTCTGCAGCTATTGGTCCTGCAGATGGCCCAGAG aCTGCAGGCAGAGAGATTCACAAAGCTGGCTCTTTGACACCCCCCTCGTCACCGAAGGCAGCCCCTAAAAGTGGCCACAGACGAATCCTGAGCGATGTCACCCACAGTGCCGTGTTCGGAGTCCCAGTCAGCAAGTCCACCCAGCTACTTCAGGCAGCCGCAGCTGAGGCCAGCCTCAACAAGTCCAA ATCCGTTAGCACCACTCCCTCTGGCTCCCCCTGCTCATCCCAGCAGAGTGTGTATCATCCAGGTGGTGCTGACGCTCCCTCGGCGCTCACCGCTCCCAGCTCTCAGCCCAGCTGGAACCCCTTTGGAGATGATAATTTCTCCAAGCTGACAGCAGAGGAGCTACTCAACAAGGACTTTGCAAAGCTTGCCGAGA CTGCTCCAGTGGGAGAAAAAGGCTCAAATTCCAATGAAAGTCTCATTCTAGAGCTCAATGCTTTTCCAG CAGACGTGTGTGTGGATTCGCTAATACCTGGTTTAGATGCTCCCCAGACCCAGCAGCATTCAGGCCAGCCAGAGCGTGTTGCTGCCAGCATGCCAG ATCTCCAAGGGGAGAGTAATGGGTACTCTGTGCTTGAGGAGGGACTAGAGACTGAAGAGCTTGAGGGAAATGCTCTGAACAATGATGGCTGCGAGCACTCCAGTGATGAGGATGAACAGAAAGAAGCTCAGAAGGTGGAGCGACAGGATGAAGGAGCTGTTGAGAGTAATGTCGCTGCACATGACTGCGGTGGCTCCAGACCTCTGCTGATGGACtcagaagaggaggaagagcacGGACCTCAGTTAGCACTACAATCATCACATCACCCCAACACATTATCAGTACAATCATCCTCCGCCTTCCCCCAACCATGCACAACTGGTCACAATCATTCCTGGCATGTATCCGAGCCAGCACAGGGGGCCGATGTCACTCCTGATGTCTTCTCTAAAGCCCCGTTTCCGGTTCCACAGGAGGACTCCGTGGATGTATTTGCCAACGCTCCGTTTCCACGCGCCCCGCTTGCAGCTCAGGAGCAGCTCGACGTGTTCTCGCAGGCTCCCTTTGGAAAACGGAAGGAGCCCAAAGCAGCACAACCGAAGACCTCGTACCCCCAAGCGTCTGCTGCTCAGAGCCTAACCTCTGACCAGGGAGTGCTGGGACAAAAGGTCCAACAACCGTTCCGCCCTCAAGCTCTGTCCAAATACTCCCGACACTTCGAGGGGCCGGTGCCGCAGCAGCAGGGTGCAGCTCACAGAGTCGTGTCCGATGcggcagcagctccagctggaCCGCTTCACTCATGGACCTCTGACGTAAACACTGTAGACCCCTTCGTCTCTGCGCCCTTTAACCTAAAAGCACCACAAGATAAACCCTGA